In a genomic window of Struthio camelus isolate bStrCam1 chromosome 20, bStrCam1.hap1, whole genome shotgun sequence:
- the RPL35 gene encoding large ribosomal subunit protein uL29, giving the protein MAKIKARDLRGKKKEELLKQLDDLKVELSQLRVAKVTGGAASKLSKIRVVRKSIARVLTVINQTQKENLRKFYKGKKYKPLDLRPKKTRAMRRRLNKHEENLKTKKQQRKERLYPVRKYAIKA; this is encoded by the exons ATG GCCAAGATCAAGGCCCGAGACCTGCGgggcaagaagaaggaggagctgctgaagcagctggacGACCTGAAGGTGGAACTGTCGCAACTGCGCGTGGCCAAGGTGACCGGCGGGGCCGCCTCGAAGCTCTCCAAGAT ACGTGTGGTCCGTAAATCCATTGCCAGAGTCTTAACTGTTATCAATCAGACCCAGAAGGAGAACTTGAGGAAGTTTTACAAA GGCAAAAAGTACAAGCCTCTTGACCTGCGGCCCAAGAAGACTCGTGCCATGCGACGCAGATTAAATAAGCATGAAGAAAACTTGAAGACCAAAAAACAGCAGCGAAAAGAACGTCTGTACCCTGTCCGGAAATATGCTATCAAGGCGTAA
- the WDR38 gene encoding WD repeat-containing protein 38 yields MAPGAAPRGRFAVKDVTYLARHKGEVNACAFSADRRLLLTCSDDSRLFLWRAGTGQLLCKMRGHGGPVNDCRFSPDGRLLASASQDCTVRVWELATAACCRVLEGHRRSVESVRFSPDGRQLLSGSWDSTAILWDPQLGHMLRVFSGHRDAIQTCDFSSDAHCLATGSWDHTVRVWNLQSDIQDRILEGHRGNITCVCFSTLGMLASGSSDRSVRIWDPRSGVLVFLLEGHTCWVKSMSFSRNGLLLATAGYSEMVKVWNCETGECLETLEVMLDQASSCTFTPEGDLLLSGAVCQD; encoded by the exons ATggcccccggagccgccccgcggggccgcttCGCCGTGAAGGACGTGACGTACTTGGCGAGGCACAAGGGCGAG GTCAACGCCTGCGCTTTCTCGGCCGACCGCCGGCTCCTGCTGACGTGCTCCGACGACAGCAGGCTCTTCCTCTGGCGGGCCGGGACGGGACAGCTGCTCTGCAAGATGCGGGGCCACGGAG GTCCCGTGAACGACTGCCGGTTCTCCCCCGACGGCCGGCTCCTGGCCAGCGCCTCGCAGGACTGCACCGTCCGCGTGTGGGAGCTGGCGACCGCCGCGTGCTGCCGCGTCCTGGAAG GCCACCGCAGGAGCGTGGAGAGCGTGCGCTTCAGCCCGGACGGCAGGCAGCTGCTCTCGGGGAGCTGGGACAGCACAGCCATCCTCTGGGACCCTCAG tTAGGTCACATGTTAAGAGTCTTCTCCGGGCATCGTGATGCTATCCAGACCTGTGATTTCTCCTCCGATGCTCATTGCCTG GCAACTGGTTCCTGGGATCATACAGTCAGAGTCTGGAATTTACAATCTGACATTCAGGACAGAATTTTGGAAGGCCATCGGGGCAATATTACCTGCGTTTGCTTTTCCACATTAGGAATGCTG gCATCAGGCTCCTCGGACAGAAGCGTGAGGATCTGGGATCCTCGCAGTGGCGTGCTCGTTTTCCTTCTTGAGGGGCACACGTGCTGGGTGAAAAGCATGTCCTTCTCTAGAAATGGGCTACTGCTGGCCACTGCAGGATACTCAGAAATG GTGAAAGTGTGGAACTGTGAGACGGGCGAGTGCCTAGAAACTTTAGAG GTGATGTTGGACCAAGCCTCCAGCTGCACGTTCACCCCGGAGGGCGACCTCTTACTTTCAGGAGCTGTTTGCCAAGATTAA